Proteins encoded in a region of the Flammeovirga yaeyamensis genome:
- the lpxA gene encoding acyl-ACP--UDP-N-acetylglucosamine O-acyltransferase, which produces MSKNPYAEKYPMTNIHPDAKIAEGVIVEPFATIQGDVEIGEGTWIGPNAVIMDGARIGKNVKVFPGACISGIPQDLKFKGEQTLTYIGDNTVLRECVTVSRGTTDKMKTVVGSNCMLMAYVHIAHDVIMGDNCILSNSTQIAGHVEIADHVIIAGTAAVHQFVKIGAHAFIAGGSLVRKDVPPFVKAAREPLSYCGINSVGLRRRGYESESLQEIHEMYRLIYTRGFTIAEATRTMEEEFVSSEERDSILEFLKNSERGIIKGY; this is translated from the coding sequence ATCCTTACGCTGAGAAATATCCGATGACCAATATCCATCCTGATGCAAAAATTGCAGAAGGGGTGATCGTAGAACCTTTTGCCACTATCCAAGGGGATGTAGAAATTGGTGAAGGAACATGGATTGGTCCTAATGCGGTAATTATGGACGGAGCACGTATCGGAAAAAATGTAAAAGTTTTTCCAGGTGCATGTATTTCTGGTATTCCTCAGGACTTGAAATTTAAAGGAGAACAAACACTTACCTATATTGGCGATAACACGGTTTTAAGAGAATGTGTGACTGTGAGTAGAGGTACTACAGATAAAATGAAAACAGTTGTAGGTAGCAATTGTATGTTGATGGCTTACGTTCATATCGCTCATGATGTAATCATGGGAGATAATTGTATTTTATCTAACTCTACACAGATCGCAGGCCACGTCGAGATTGCTGATCATGTAATCATTGCTGGAACTGCAGCTGTTCATCAATTTGTGAAAATAGGGGCCCATGCATTTATTGCTGGTGGTTCTTTAGTAAGAAAAGATGTTCCTCCATTTGTAAAAGCAGCAAGAGAGCCGCTAAGCTATTGTGGTATTAACTCGGTAGGTCTTAGAAGAAGAGGGTATGAGAGTGAATCTTTACAAGAAATTCATGAAATGTACCGCTTAATCTACACAAGAGGATTTACTATTGCAGAAGCAACTAGAACAATGGAAGAGGAGTTTGTTTCTTCGGAAGAAAGAGATTCAATTCTAGAGTTCCTTAAAAACTCTGAGAGAGGCATCATCAAAGGATACTAA
- a CDS encoding ABC transporter ATP-binding protein yields MKIELSSLGKRFAREWIFRDINYSFVQDKIYAITGGNGSGKSTFLRILAGINDPSKGQINYYDQKGKKIAVDDIWKVLSIAGPYTELIEEFTLEEHLDFHFSLKKGTKTKKEIIDILGFEKSKYKQVQDFSSGMKQKLKLALAFFTEGEILLLDEPTSNLDANNIKWYQNWLEKVKQNKLLIICSNQKYEYEICNEIISIESYKF; encoded by the coding sequence ATGAAAATAGAATTATCAAGTTTAGGAAAACGATTTGCAAGAGAATGGATATTTAGAGATATCAATTATTCTTTTGTTCAAGACAAAATTTACGCTATCACTGGAGGGAATGGTAGTGGTAAGTCTACTTTTCTAAGGATTTTGGCAGGGATTAATGATCCCTCAAAAGGTCAAATCAATTATTATGACCAAAAAGGGAAAAAGATTGCAGTAGATGATATTTGGAAAGTACTTTCAATTGCAGGTCCTTACACAGAATTAATAGAAGAATTTACTTTAGAAGAGCATCTTGATTTTCATTTTTCCTTAAAGAAAGGAACAAAAACGAAAAAAGAAATTATTGATATTCTGGGATTTGAAAAGTCGAAATATAAGCAAGTACAGGACTTTTCATCGGGGATGAAACAGAAGTTAAAACTAGCACTAGCCTTCTTTACAGAGGGTGAAATTTTACTTTTAGATGAGCCTACGTCCAATTTAGACGCCAATAATATCAAATGGTATCAAAATTGGTTAGAGAAAGTAAAACAGAATAAACTATTGATTATCTGCAGTAATCAAAAGTATGAATATGAGATATGTAATGAAATAATTTCTATAGAAAGTTATAAATTCTGA
- a CDS encoding cation:dicarboxylate symporter family transporter produces MSKSTSPNKEGEKKPMTLSTKILIGLFIGIATGLFFGEYCKHLAIVGDAFIGLLQMTVLPYIVFSLIVNIGRLSLDDGRKLIIQGIRFLSILLAIGLTVVMILPLAFPEWKSANFFSSSFVAPAPELDFLELYIPANPFFSLSSSKVPAVVLFSILVGIGVMQIKGKDKDMLLHSLDAFNKALNQVNKLVVKLTPAGVFAIAASTAGTMTLDELGKMQAYLLTYIVAVVIMCFWVLPMLISACTPFKYKDIFKYTKATLITIFATGKIIVVLPQLIEDIKELFEEYDLNSEENNAGIDILMPLAYPFPNLGTLCIFVFVPFASWFIGSGISLKDYPMFMGATLLSSFVAPVTGIPFMLDLLKIPKDMFQLFVVSTVFTDRVRVVLGAMHLITLTILTLSSTYGFFKVKKRKIVFGLTTTVGLFFVTLIPLRIFLGYSLKDAYQNDKVISNMQLIHKLVPFTVIEKSTPNPDPLLENESVLDRVKRRGKIRVGFYEDEIPFSYFNEEGELVGFGIDMAHELGSALEVELEFVPITVGHMPVELKNDHFDIVMSDIFMSTQYSAELSFSNPYLDVTMALVVKDQDDHFKQFETTAALDSFRIGYFERKDVADKFIKYFPNATGVRLDSVNQFFYDIEDSIPALDGLLTSAERGAALTLLHPEYQIANPLPYKITLPLAYPIGNNDEAMTSFVSNWIEVNKRDGTIDRFYDYWILGDDQLRRKEHWSVIKDVLHWVD; encoded by the coding sequence ATGTCGAAATCTACATCCCCAAACAAAGAAGGTGAGAAAAAGCCAATGACGTTATCCACTAAAATCCTCATTGGTTTATTTATTGGAATAGCAACAGGTTTATTTTTTGGAGAATATTGTAAGCATTTAGCAATTGTTGGAGATGCCTTCATCGGGTTGCTTCAAATGACGGTATTACCGTATATTGTTTTCTCTCTCATCGTTAATATTGGTAGATTATCGTTAGATGATGGTAGAAAGCTTATTATACAAGGAATTCGTTTCCTCTCAATTTTGTTGGCTATTGGTTTAACGGTAGTCATGATTTTACCTTTAGCCTTTCCAGAATGGAAGTCAGCGAACTTCTTTAGCTCAAGTTTTGTAGCACCAGCCCCAGAATTGGATTTTTTAGAATTATACATTCCTGCTAATCCTTTTTTCTCTTTATCATCAAGTAAAGTTCCTGCAGTAGTACTATTCAGTATTCTAGTAGGTATTGGAGTGATGCAGATCAAAGGAAAAGACAAGGATATGTTATTACATAGTTTAGATGCTTTCAATAAAGCACTAAACCAAGTAAATAAATTAGTAGTAAAGCTTACTCCGGCAGGTGTTTTTGCCATAGCAGCAAGTACTGCGGGTACCATGACATTGGATGAACTCGGTAAAATGCAAGCCTATTTGCTTACCTATATTGTTGCTGTAGTAATCATGTGTTTTTGGGTGTTACCAATGCTAATTTCTGCTTGTACACCATTTAAGTATAAGGATATTTTCAAGTACACCAAGGCTACATTAATTACCATTTTTGCGACAGGTAAAATCATTGTTGTTTTACCTCAGCTTATCGAAGACATCAAAGAGCTTTTTGAGGAATACGATTTAAATTCTGAAGAGAATAACGCAGGTATAGATATTTTAATGCCATTAGCATACCCATTCCCGAACTTGGGTACTTTATGTATTTTCGTCTTCGTTCCATTTGCTTCATGGTTCATAGGAAGTGGTATATCCTTAAAAGATTACCCTATGTTTATGGGAGCAACTCTATTAAGTAGTTTTGTAGCCCCTGTAACCGGTATTCCTTTTATGCTAGATCTACTCAAGATACCTAAAGATATGTTCCAATTATTTGTGGTATCTACGGTATTCACAGATAGAGTTAGAGTAGTATTAGGCGCAATGCATTTAATTACACTCACTATTTTAACACTATCTTCAACTTATGGATTTTTTAAAGTAAAAAAGAGAAAAATAGTTTTTGGACTTACCACTACTGTAGGTTTATTTTTTGTGACTTTAATACCACTTCGTATTTTCTTAGGGTATTCTTTAAAAGATGCTTATCAGAACGATAAAGTGATCTCCAATATGCAACTTATTCATAAGTTGGTACCTTTTACAGTAATAGAAAAGTCGACACCTAATCCAGATCCGCTTTTAGAAAATGAAAGTGTTTTGGATAGAGTGAAAAGAAGAGGGAAAATCAGAGTTGGTTTTTATGAAGACGAAATCCCATTCAGTTATTTTAATGAAGAAGGAGAGTTAGTTGGTTTCGGTATTGATATGGCTCACGAGTTAGGATCTGCTTTGGAAGTTGAACTAGAATTTGTACCAATAACTGTTGGACATATGCCAGTGGAGCTTAAAAACGATCATTTTGATATCGTTATGTCAGATATATTTATGTCCACACAATACTCTGCAGAGTTATCGTTTTCTAATCCATATCTTGATGTTACCATGGCGTTGGTAGTTAAAGATCAGGATGATCATTTCAAACAGTTTGAAACAACAGCGGCATTAGATTCCTTCAGAATCGGTTATTTCGAAAGAAAAGATGTAGCCGATAAGTTTATCAAATACTTCCCTAATGCGACAGGGGTGAGGTTAGATTCCGTCAATCAGTTCTTTTATGATATTGAGGATAGTATTCCTGCTTTAGATGGATTACTGACAAGTGCTGAAAGAGGTGCAGCTTTAACATTACTTCATCCAGAATATCAAATAGCTAATCCTTTACCTTATAAAATAACATTGCCATTAGCTTATCCAATAGGAAATAATGATGAGGCCATGACAAGCTTTGTTTCTAACTGGATTGAGGTAAATAAAAGAGACGGTACTATCGATCGTTTCTATGATTATTGGATCTTAGGTGATGATCAGTTAAGAAGGAAAGAACATTGGAGTGTGATCAAAGACGTACTTCATTGGGTGGATTAA
- a CDS encoding dicarboxylate/amino acid:cation symporter, producing the protein MKFFKIDLGIAILIAMILGAALGYVFGEDVSVIAPIGQIFIKLLSMLVIPLVFFSIIMGAQALGQSKNAGKIGTLTFVYFGVTSFIAVFFGILFPMIFEPGAGLDISNLAQGITDASLKDRGDVAGFWDTLLGAIPANPFFSLSKGEVLPIIVFALFFGVGVGKLPNEKRDLVTKFIEGVNDVLTWMIIKVMWIAPFGVLALMADAVGTFGFDVLSSIGQLFILYMLALLIVTFPVFGLLVQWLSKVSAIKFFKEMMTPQVFAVSSASSLATLPLNYKACENMGVKKSISSFVLPLGATVNMAGNAVFNPMVAIFFAQLYGMELGFSEYIAIAIVSVLGAVGTAGVPGPTLLSVAVLMAVNIPVEALPLIFGVDRIFDMFRTAVNITGDASCAVIMENLDSSTDDIKEVNTKAA; encoded by the coding sequence ATGAAATTCTTTAAAATCGACCTAGGTATTGCCATTTTGATCGCGATGATTTTAGGGGCAGCTTTGGGGTACGTTTTCGGTGAAGACGTATCTGTCATAGCACCAATAGGTCAGATCTTTATAAAACTACTATCCATGCTAGTGATTCCATTGGTGTTTTTTTCAATTATTATGGGAGCACAAGCATTGGGACAATCTAAAAATGCAGGTAAAATTGGTACTTTAACATTTGTCTATTTTGGGGTTACCTCATTTATAGCAGTGTTCTTTGGTATATTATTTCCAATGATATTCGAGCCAGGAGCTGGATTGGATATCTCTAATCTAGCGCAAGGTATTACAGATGCCTCTTTAAAAGATAGAGGAGATGTTGCTGGCTTTTGGGATACATTACTTGGAGCCATTCCAGCCAACCCTTTCTTTTCCCTTAGTAAAGGTGAGGTTTTACCTATTATTGTTTTTGCTTTATTCTTTGGTGTAGGAGTTGGTAAGCTACCTAATGAAAAAAGAGATTTAGTGACTAAATTTATAGAAGGAGTGAATGATGTTCTTACTTGGATGATCATCAAAGTAATGTGGATTGCTCCTTTTGGTGTATTGGCTTTAATGGCTGATGCTGTAGGAACCTTTGGTTTCGATGTCTTGTCAAGTATTGGACAGTTATTTATACTTTACATGCTTGCTTTGCTGATTGTGACTTTCCCTGTTTTTGGGTTATTGGTACAATGGTTAAGTAAAGTATCAGCAATTAAGTTCTTCAAAGAGATGATGACGCCACAAGTATTTGCGGTATCGTCTGCCTCCTCTTTGGCTACATTGCCATTAAATTACAAGGCATGTGAAAATATGGGAGTAAAGAAATCTATTTCTTCATTTGTACTTCCATTAGGTGCAACGGTGAATATGGCAGGAAATGCTGTTTTTAATCCTATGGTTGCCATATTTTTTGCACAGTTATATGGTATGGAATTAGGCTTTAGTGAATACATAGCCATTGCTATCGTTTCTGTTTTAGGAGCAGTAGGTACAGCTGGAGTACCAGGCCCAACATTACTTTCTGTTGCGGTTTTAATGGCTGTAAATATTCCTGTTGAAGCTCTTCCTTTAATTTTTGGTGTAGACAGAATATTTGACATGTTCAGAACGGCTGTAAATATCACAGGGGATGCATCTTGTGCTGTAATTATGGAAAATTTAGATTCATCTACAGATGACATCAAAGAAGTAAATACAAAAGCAGCATAA
- a CDS encoding L,D-transpeptidase yields MYQKKRSIVISYVLLFLFSCAPHQQPNELSSLDHFNGEDFNWKALTGHDVFVASRSSESEEVMAKIYSSPAMQELQEARDKMPESLALLTDNFLNELYEDFDKMSEHQQQMLLENSHCGFKVLNKQTDPKRFALIHQKMNKAFTYLRQTKGIRSGYAFVGNIAKSNVGGQKGYIVNMSTGELIELPISSAWHGIGFEEDSERTPLGYFIVYEKYSQPGWQSRTKTTSPKRMFWKLEGQAYTNEALYIYRKSTKTEKAYICSNQFGLIGQNFGAEFVDLEAIKYLRKNPDEFAFIDNSNSGIRQLYLHGTNREDQLGYELSGGCVRMSNLNSFIIKEIVKKQQTMPVFLDAAALHPPKKVNLPGFDTSDLESVYNEQSIVIRKQNMLDSMTLNNKLYTKILPPLANSIAYRMSKIEKQSADVKISINVPFPESAMKYWLHMQDTSDYSHIPFQQHFGFRGEYYKDMLKTSNTHPFFKKYDYEEIKSYFTGRLDDAKGRLQEDLSRAFIKYDLDTAEMFDIVNIEEQTIVDPYFKDDNDSISGIEFLSISDERRRVMHYMGLLDTLATEFPENLENWEHLNWINAYTFLRDNEPGTQPAGEIDYYDAIMAQAYIYAMGERELYEREIKAGKLLPIKGQEFQDYLVSKYGPEGALKLMDEIGLWKLFQYSRSSENTANMKITTVSRPKEEMIWGIHRLAEAYYSKYKWISNQYVITSSVNGQAISLAD; encoded by the coding sequence ATGTATCAGAAAAAGCGCTCCATTGTAATAAGTTATGTTCTCTTATTTTTATTTTCTTGTGCTCCTCATCAACAGCCAAATGAACTGAGTAGTTTGGATCATTTTAATGGGGAAGATTTTAATTGGAAAGCGTTAACTGGTCATGATGTTTTCGTTGCATCACGTTCTAGTGAGTCTGAAGAAGTGATGGCTAAAATTTACTCTTCTCCTGCAATGCAGGAATTACAGGAAGCAAGAGATAAAATGCCAGAGAGTTTAGCTTTACTTACGGATAATTTCCTGAATGAACTTTATGAGGATTTTGATAAGATGTCAGAACATCAGCAACAGATGTTGTTAGAAAATTCTCATTGTGGATTTAAGGTGTTAAATAAGCAAACTGATCCTAAACGTTTTGCTTTAATTCATCAAAAAATGAATAAAGCATTTACTTATTTGAGACAAACTAAAGGCATACGATCTGGATATGCTTTTGTTGGTAATATTGCAAAGTCTAATGTTGGAGGTCAAAAAGGATATATTGTAAATATGTCTACGGGTGAATTAATAGAACTTCCCATTTCAAGTGCATGGCACGGTATAGGTTTCGAAGAAGATTCTGAAAGAACTCCATTGGGCTATTTTATTGTTTATGAAAAATATTCTCAACCTGGATGGCAGTCAAGAACAAAGACAACTTCTCCTAAAAGAATGTTTTGGAAGTTAGAAGGACAAGCTTATACCAATGAGGCACTATATATTTACAGAAAATCAACTAAGACTGAAAAGGCATATATCTGTTCTAATCAATTTGGTTTGATTGGACAAAATTTTGGGGCTGAATTTGTTGACCTCGAAGCTATCAAATACTTGCGTAAAAATCCAGATGAGTTTGCGTTTATAGATAATAGTAACTCAGGTATACGACAACTCTATCTACACGGTACAAATAGAGAAGATCAATTGGGATATGAACTTTCAGGTGGATGTGTTAGAATGTCCAATCTTAATTCATTTATCATCAAAGAGATTGTAAAGAAACAGCAAACTATGCCTGTATTTTTAGATGCAGCCGCTTTACATCCTCCTAAGAAAGTTAATTTACCAGGGTTTGATACTTCAGATTTGGAATCAGTATATAATGAGCAAAGTATTGTGATTAGAAAACAGAATATGCTCGATTCTATGACGCTGAATAATAAGCTTTATACGAAAATACTTCCTCCTTTAGCCAATTCGATTGCTTACAGAATGTCTAAAATAGAAAAGCAATCTGCGGATGTGAAAATTAGTATCAATGTACCATTTCCAGAGTCAGCCATGAAATATTGGTTGCATATGCAAGATACTTCAGATTATAGTCATATTCCATTTCAACAGCACTTTGGCTTTAGAGGTGAATATTACAAGGATATGCTGAAAACAAGTAATACTCATCCATTCTTTAAGAAGTACGATTATGAAGAGATTAAATCTTATTTTACAGGAAGATTAGATGATGCTAAAGGTAGACTTCAGGAAGACTTATCAAGAGCATTCATTAAATATGATCTGGACACTGCAGAAATGTTTGACATCGTCAATATAGAAGAGCAAACGATAGTTGACCCTTACTTTAAAGATGATAATGATTCCATAAGTGGTATAGAGTTTTTATCTATTTCTGATGAAAGACGGAGAGTGATGCACTATATGGGACTTTTGGATACATTGGCGACAGAGTTTCCTGAAAATTTAGAAAATTGGGAACATTTGAATTGGATCAATGCCTACACGTTTTTAAGAGATAATGAGCCAGGCACCCAACCAGCAGGAGAAATTGATTATTACGATGCGATAATGGCACAGGCATATATCTATGCTATGGGAGAAAGAGAACTGTACGAAAGAGAAATTAAGGCAGGGAAGCTTCTTCCAATTAAAGGTCAGGAATTCCAAGATTACTTAGTTAGTAAATATGGTCCTGAAGGGGCTTTGAAACTAATGGATGAAATAGGTCTATGGAAGTTGTTTCAGTATTCAAGGAGCTCGGAGAATACGGCGAATATGAAAATCACTACCGTTTCCAGACCAAAAGAAGAAATGATATGGGGAATCCACCGTTTGGCAGAGGCGTATTATTCTAAATACAAATGGATTTCTAATCAATATGTAATTACCTCTTCGGTAAATGGACAAGCAATCTCACTTGCTGATTAG
- a CDS encoding SpoIIE family protein phosphatase: MKKYYNIINYFTSFLLLSVVIGISNPISAQNILSTHYSKDDGLKADYIKNIAKDSIGYLWIASDNGLIRYDGSEFLSLGTKKLESQYIKQVFQKKDGSLYAISNKEIVQIYSKPNGVYWNFLLKMESEEQVPGKLHYGKLLYEDRDNVLWAADNNQIFRQNENNKFEVKLTDFTLPAENENRSFQLVENANGDLYAFHYSGHVYRFDVEKDKFVLVSKKVGKLKNIQHAIWYTESAFLVADSDRGVSLVDVTNDKVKVDQIGRQFDASFIQEIGTDQYLVTGFVSGMYRLETTFKGFKLFRDPELGVYNGNTIYYNDLDIWLAKDNGISLFQQLPFNVFANNLSTSYIQHISGDDDNIYFSDGNNFFNGTINTLNQFTLNHKITTGNGNSFLRILPTKEGVYTSDANGIIQLWRNGKEVKKIDMSNVGGAIYILEQDKDGYLWTCQDGVVGAIKIGKDNKPIIYGIENGISSRPIVIKIDDKGEIFVGGTAKDGLIYQYDKRNDIFKNLTPEIKFRIDNNIQTNDIATLSTGEIILATSYGTLLLKDEKFKRLNFGDYTSVTNNALGIDPSEKQLWVATSNELIRYNFEVEEYLIYNNKDGLPDANFNIRGLFIDAYGRLFISTTRGIGFAPNLQVLKETPRPIVKKISAGGDDIPLNKSLEVPSDSYLRLDYHISVYPTENVVFQRRILGYPGKDEWMNFDKEKEGLLISELESGTYTLEIRGRKTGNFSWSRPLSQRFSVYTPFYKQWWSYLIYLGVTIFVIVVTIQINRYRSRREQRRLEEQVNIRTKEVEMQSNELSEKNYELEKAFNRLKRSEAILNHNTKELERAKKDAEKAASKLKDQNNQLEETTRTIREQHHEMKSHREQILRQNELVKEQALLLSQHNEKVKSSVNYARRMQTAVFGRPSDMEDKMQSIGPHWDGFVYLKPRDIVSGDFHWFGEKNENYIIVASDCTGHGVPGAFMSLIGNDLLNQIVYERGILDPGRILKLMNDMIRQALNQAENDDSRDGMDIAVCVVSPKRKTLTFAGAGRPLYYVDKTNPSELQRLKGGKFGVGGKKNQKKVYDSFSLPLENIEVFYICSDGYQDQFGGPSGRKLMQRPFKELLYNVHKKDMNIQREAISKFMEQWMREGNQRQIDDMLVIGVRPHVIVDEIEEEQLQIQDESKIERHTIF, from the coding sequence ATGAAAAAGTACTACAACATCATAAATTACTTTACTTCTTTCTTATTACTTTCAGTTGTTATTGGAATAAGTAACCCTATATCAGCTCAAAATATTTTAAGTACTCACTACTCTAAAGATGATGGCTTAAAAGCTGATTATATCAAAAATATTGCAAAAGACTCCATTGGTTACCTTTGGATAGCAAGTGATAATGGCCTTATTCGTTACGATGGTAGCGAATTCCTTTCATTAGGAACTAAAAAATTAGAAAGCCAATACATCAAACAGGTATTCCAGAAAAAAGACGGTTCTCTTTATGCAATTTCGAATAAAGAGATTGTCCAAATCTATAGTAAACCGAATGGGGTATATTGGAACTTCCTTTTAAAAATGGAATCGGAAGAACAAGTACCTGGCAAACTTCATTATGGTAAATTACTTTACGAAGACAGAGACAATGTATTATGGGCTGCTGATAACAACCAAATATTCCGTCAAAATGAAAACAATAAGTTTGAAGTAAAATTAACCGATTTTACACTTCCTGCTGAAAATGAAAACCGTTCATTCCAATTAGTGGAAAATGCAAACGGTGACTTATACGCTTTTCACTATTCTGGTCATGTTTACAGATTTGATGTAGAAAAAGACAAATTTGTTCTAGTATCAAAAAAGGTTGGAAAGTTAAAAAATATACAACATGCAATTTGGTACACAGAATCTGCTTTTTTAGTTGCAGATAGCGATAGAGGCGTATCCTTAGTAGACGTTACTAACGATAAAGTCAAAGTAGATCAGATCGGTAGACAGTTTGATGCTTCATTTATTCAAGAAATTGGTACCGATCAGTACTTGGTGACCGGGTTTGTTAGTGGTATGTATCGTTTGGAGACCACTTTTAAAGGTTTCAAACTCTTCCGTGATCCAGAATTAGGTGTTTACAATGGTAACACTATTTACTATAATGACCTTGATATTTGGTTAGCAAAGGACAATGGTATTTCCCTATTCCAACAATTGCCATTTAATGTTTTCGCGAACAACTTAAGTACATCATATATACAACACATCAGTGGAGATGACGATAACATTTACTTCTCTGATGGTAATAATTTTTTCAACGGTACTATAAATACGTTAAACCAATTTACACTCAACCATAAGATCACTACAGGAAATGGTAACTCATTCCTAAGAATTCTACCAACAAAAGAAGGTGTTTATACTTCTGATGCCAATGGTATTATTCAGCTTTGGAGAAATGGTAAAGAGGTAAAGAAAATTGATATGTCTAATGTTGGTGGTGCTATTTATATCTTAGAGCAAGATAAAGATGGTTACCTATGGACTTGTCAAGATGGTGTTGTTGGTGCCATCAAAATTGGAAAAGACAACAAGCCAATTATCTATGGTATTGAAAACGGTATTAGTAGTAGACCTATCGTTATAAAAATTGACGATAAAGGAGAAATTTTTGTAGGTGGTACAGCTAAAGATGGTCTAATTTATCAATATGATAAAAGAAACGACATCTTTAAAAACCTGACTCCAGAGATTAAATTTAGGATAGACAACAACATCCAAACAAATGATATTGCGACCCTAAGTACTGGAGAAATAATTCTTGCTACTTCTTATGGTACCTTATTATTAAAAGACGAAAAGTTTAAGCGTCTTAACTTTGGTGATTATACTTCTGTAACAAATAACGCATTAGGAATTGACCCTAGTGAAAAACAACTGTGGGTGGCGACGTCAAATGAATTGATTCGTTATAACTTTGAAGTTGAAGAATATTTGATCTATAACAATAAAGATGGTCTTCCTGATGCCAACTTCAATATTAGAGGTTTGTTCATTGATGCTTATGGTCGATTATTTATATCAACTACAAGAGGTATTGGTTTTGCCCCTAACCTTCAGGTATTAAAAGAAACTCCAAGACCAATTGTTAAAAAGATATCTGCAGGAGGTGATGATATCCCTCTAAATAAAAGCTTAGAAGTTCCATCGGATAGTTATTTACGTTTGGATTATCATATTTCTGTTTATCCTACTGAAAACGTAGTTTTCCAAAGACGTATTCTTGGATACCCAGGAAAAGACGAATGGATGAACTTTGATAAAGAAAAAGAAGGATTACTAATCTCCGAATTGGAATCCGGAACATATACATTAGAAATTAGAGGTCGTAAAACTGGTAACTTCTCTTGGTCAAGACCTTTATCTCAACGTTTCTCTGTTTACACTCCATTCTATAAACAATGGTGGAGTTATTTGATCTATTTAGGAGTAACCATTTTTGTTATTGTCGTTACTATCCAAATTAACCGTTACAGATCAAGACGAGAGCAAAGAAGACTAGAGGAACAAGTAAATATTCGTACGAAAGAGGTGGAAATGCAATCTAACGAGCTTTCTGAGAAAAACTACGAATTAGAAAAAGCATTTAACCGTTTAAAAAGATCCGAAGCCATTCTAAACCACAACACCAAGGAACTAGAACGAGCGAAAAAGGATGCAGAAAAAGCGGCAAGTAAACTGAAAGATCAAAACAATCAGTTAGAAGAAACAACAAGAACAATTCGTGAACAACATCACGAAATGAAATCCCATAGAGAGCAAATTCTTAGACAAAACGAATTGGTAAAAGAACAAGCCTTACTACTTTCTCAACATAACGAAAAAGTAAAAAGCTCCGTAAACTATGCCCGTAGAATGCAAACAGCCGTATTTGGTCGTCCATCTGACATGGAAGACAAAATGCAAAGTATTGGACCTCACTGGGATGGTTTCGTTTACCTTAAGCCTAGAGATATTGTATCGGGTGATTTCCATTGGTTTGGTGAGAAAAACGAAAATTACATTATCGTAGCATCAGATTGTACGGGTCACGGTGTTCCAGGAGCCTTCATGTCATTAATTGGTAATGACCTTCTAAACCAAATTGTTTATGAAAGAGGTATTCTTGATCCGGGTCGTATTTTGAAATTGATGAATGATATGATTCGTCAAGCCTTGAACCAAGCAGAAAATGATGATTCTCGAGACGGTATGGACATTGCAGTTTGTGTGGTATCTCCTAAACGTAAAACATTAACATTTGCTGGTGCAGGTAGACCTTTATACTATGTCGATAAAACCAATCCATCAGAACTTCAACGCTTAAAAGGTGGTAAGTTTGGTGTCGGTGGTAAGAAGAATCAGAAAAAGGTATACGACTCTTTCTCTTTACCATTAGAGAACATCGAAGTATTCTACATTTGTTCAGATGGATACCAAGATCAATTTGGTGGTCCTAGTGGAAGAAAGCTAATGCAACGTCCATTTAAAGAACTCTTATATAATGTGCATAAAAAAGATATGAACATTCAAAGAGAAGCGATCTCTAAATTTATGGAACAATGGATGAGAGAAGGAAATCAAAGACAAATTGATGACATGCTCGTAATTGGTGTTCGTCCTCACGTTATTGTAGACGAGATAGAGGAAGAACAATTACAAATACAAGATGAATCGAAAATAGAAAGACATACTATTTTCTAA